The Streptomyces pactum genome contains a region encoding:
- the cofD gene encoding 2-phospho-L-lactate transferase — MRIVVLAGGIGGARFLRGLKQAAPDADITVIGNTGDDIHLFGLKVCPDLDTVMYTLGGGINEEQGWGRTDETFHLKEELAAYGVGPEWFGLGDRDFATHIVRTQMIAAGYPLSAVTQALCDRWKPGVHLIPMTDDRVETHVAVELDGERKAVHFQEYWVRLRASVPAEAVVPVGAEQAKPAPGVLEAIAEADVILFPPSNPVVSVGTILAVPGVREAIADAGVPVVGLSPIVGDAPVRGMADKVLAAVGVESTAAAVAEYYGSGLLDGWLVDTVDSDSVTRVKAAGILCRAVPLMMTGLDATAQMARDALTLAEEVREA, encoded by the coding sequence ATGCGCATTGTGGTTCTGGCAGGCGGCATCGGCGGTGCACGGTTCCTGCGTGGTCTGAAGCAGGCCGCGCCGGACGCGGACATCACGGTCATCGGCAACACCGGGGACGACATCCACCTCTTCGGGCTGAAGGTCTGCCCGGACCTCGACACGGTGATGTACACGCTCGGCGGCGGCATCAACGAGGAGCAGGGCTGGGGACGGACCGACGAGACCTTCCATCTCAAGGAGGAGCTCGCGGCGTACGGCGTCGGACCCGAGTGGTTCGGGCTCGGCGACCGCGACTTCGCCACGCACATCGTGCGGACGCAGATGATCGCCGCCGGCTATCCGCTCAGCGCGGTGACCCAGGCCCTGTGCGACCGCTGGAAACCCGGCGTGCACCTCATTCCGATGACCGACGACCGCGTGGAGACCCACGTCGCCGTCGAGCTCGACGGGGAGCGCAAGGCGGTCCACTTCCAGGAGTACTGGGTACGGCTGCGGGCCTCGGTCCCCGCCGAGGCGGTCGTACCGGTCGGCGCCGAGCAGGCGAAGCCGGCGCCCGGGGTCCTGGAGGCCATCGCGGAGGCGGACGTGATCCTCTTCCCGCCGTCCAACCCGGTCGTATCGGTCGGCACGATCCTCGCCGTGCCCGGCGTCCGGGAGGCGATCGCCGACGCCGGGGTCCCGGTGGTCGGCCTCTCCCCGATCGTCGGGGACGCGCCCGTGCGCGGGATGGCGGACAAGGTACTCGCGGCGGTCGGCGTGGAGTCCACCGCGGCCGCGGTCGCCGAGTACTACGGCTCGGGTCTGCTCGACGGCTGGCTGGTCGACACCGTCGACTCGGACTCCGTCACGCGCGTGAAGGCGGCCGGCATCCTGTGCCGCGCCGTCCCGCTGATGATGACCGGCCTCGACGCGACGGCGCAGATGGCCCGGGATGCGCTGACGCTGGCGGAGGAGGTACGGGAGGCATGA
- a CDS encoding cysteine dioxygenase: protein MNSNSDLQIAGDILEVPHLLQTPREHPATVAEFAGLARSIAADRSQWEHLVRYDATTRWYRRLRTGPGYEVWLLSWLPGQGSGRHDHGPSSGVLTVLDGALTEHTERGTRVLRAGPAGVTPLERGREWGRVFAPGYVHEVVNDALEPAVSLHVYFPGLTQMPMHSARCAGAGAGAGAVTTA from the coding sequence ATGAACAGCAACAGCGACCTCCAGATCGCCGGCGACATCCTCGAAGTCCCCCACCTCCTGCAGACACCGCGCGAGCACCCGGCCACCGTCGCCGAATTCGCCGGCCTGGCCCGCTCCATCGCCGCCGACCGCTCCCAGTGGGAGCACCTCGTCCGATACGACGCGACGACACGCTGGTACCGCCGGCTGCGCACCGGCCCCGGATACGAGGTGTGGCTGCTGTCCTGGCTGCCCGGCCAGGGCAGCGGACGCCACGACCACGGCCCCTCCTCCGGTGTGCTGACCGTCCTGGACGGCGCCCTGACCGAGCACACCGAGCGCGGCACGCGCGTGTTGCGGGCGGGGCCGGCGGGGGTGACCCCGCTCGAGCGCGGCCGGGAGTGGGGTCGGGTGTTCGCGCCGGGTTACGTGCACGAGGTGGTCAACGACGCGCTGGAGCCGGCGGTCAGCCTGCACGTCTACTTCCCGGGGCTGACGCAGATGCCGATGCACTCCGCGCGGTGCGCGGGCGCCGGTGCCGGTGCCGGTGCTGTGACGACTGCCTGA
- a CDS encoding WhiB family transcriptional regulator: MTELVQQLLVDDADEELGWQEHALCAQTDPESFFPEKGGSTREAKKVCLACEVRSECLEYALANDERFGIWGGLSERERRRLKKAAV; the protein is encoded by the coding sequence ATGACCGAGCTGGTGCAGCAACTGCTGGTCGACGACGCGGACGAGGAGCTCGGCTGGCAGGAGCACGCACTGTGCGCCCAGACCGACCCCGAGTCCTTCTTCCCCGAGAAGGGCGGCTCCACCCGGGAGGCCAAGAAGGTCTGCCTCGCCTGCGAGGTCCGCTCCGAGTGCCTCGAGTACGCCCTCGCCAACGACGAGCGCTTCGGCATCTGGGGCGGCCTGTCCGAGCGGGAGCGCCGCCGGCTGAAGAAGGCCGCCGTCTGA